One region of Niallia sp. Man26 genomic DNA includes:
- a CDS encoding M23 family metallopeptidase, whose product MKENRRVTPEEFAHKFLNGDFLSIYSQTTEEFKQEVSFEQLKELGESFNSGVDCFSLEMKTNLNRDLTQYLWLDSSRDKAMVVFFAPDNVIHGIRLAPFISYPESDRQFSRNAYIMPIKEEWFVFWGGTNQFINYHYPYENQRYAYDLVIMKDGLSYHDSRNNLSNYYAFNKEITAPADGKIVKIVDGMKDNAIGELNSEYPEGNCVIMEHRNNEFSMLAHLKQDSIVVKEGDSITKGQLIALCGNSGNSTEPHLHFQVMNSSNYREGSSIRIRFEKGLDPIQGDFISPAVFS is encoded by the coding sequence ATGAAAGAAAATAGAAGGGTCACACCAGAAGAATTCGCACATAAATTTTTAAATGGAGATTTTTTAAGCATTTATTCTCAAACAACAGAAGAATTTAAACAGGAAGTATCATTTGAACAATTAAAGGAACTCGGAGAATCCTTCAATAGCGGAGTAGACTGCTTTTCCTTAGAAATGAAAACAAATTTGAATAGAGATTTAACACAATATTTGTGGTTAGACAGCAGCCGGGACAAGGCTATGGTGGTTTTCTTTGCCCCGGATAATGTCATACATGGAATAAGACTTGCCCCCTTTATTTCCTATCCAGAAAGTGACCGTCAATTTAGCCGAAATGCTTATATAATGCCAATTAAAGAAGAATGGTTTGTTTTTTGGGGCGGCACTAATCAATTTATTAACTATCATTATCCTTATGAAAATCAAAGATATGCATATGATTTAGTCATTATGAAGGATGGTCTATCCTACCATGATTCTAGAAACAATCTGAGTAATTATTATGCCTTTAATAAAGAAATAACTGCACCAGCAGATGGCAAGATTGTAAAAATTGTAGATGGTATGAAAGACAATGCTATAGGTGAATTGAATTCGGAATATCCTGAAGGAAATTGCGTAATCATGGAACACCGCAATAATGAGTTTAGTATGCTTGCCCATTTAAAACAGGATTCCATTGTTGTAAAAGAAGGAGATTCAATAACGAAAGGTCAATTAATTGCTTTATGCGGTAATTCAGGTAATTCAACAGAACCTCATTTGCATTTTCAAGTTATGAATTCATCAAACTACCGAGAGGGTTCATCCATTCGTATTCGGTTTGAGAAAGGGTTAGATCCTATCCAAGGAGATTTTATTAGTCCTGCTGTCTTTTCCTAA
- a CDS encoding aminoglycoside phosphotransferase family protein, which translates to MNLGNPIATGNTANLYLLDSKIMKVFKDFLPQGEAYYEAKKQQYAYSKGLNAPKVLEVKNINDSQAIVMEYIYGETLGQQLLNDLEHAERYMKLLINVQTSIHAVIVEADALEPLPERLKSKLQAVSCLNDIQKQALLLKLKSLKHEHRLCHGDLHPFNLIATDKEVYIIDWVDASAGDRQADICRTYLLFLSFSIELAELYIDMYCKHTTILKGEILEWLPIIAGARLYENVSAEENKLLMKMVNEYCSR; encoded by the coding sequence ATGAATTTAGGGAATCCAATAGCTACAGGCAATACAGCCAATCTATATTTATTGGACAGTAAAATAATGAAAGTTTTTAAAGATTTTTTACCGCAGGGTGAAGCTTATTATGAAGCTAAAAAACAACAGTATGCTTATTCTAAAGGGCTTAATGCTCCTAAAGTACTGGAAGTGAAAAATATAAATGACAGTCAGGCAATCGTTATGGAGTATATTTACGGGGAAACATTGGGGCAGCAATTATTAAATGATTTAGAGCATGCGGAGCGATACATGAAGCTTTTAATTAACGTACAAACATCCATTCATGCAGTTATAGTTGAAGCCGATGCATTAGAGCCTCTGCCAGAAAGACTCAAATCTAAGCTTCAAGCGGTTTCTTGTTTAAATGACATACAAAAGCAAGCCTTGCTTCTAAAATTGAAGAGTTTAAAGCATGAACACAGACTTTGTCATGGAGATCTTCATCCGTTTAATCTAATTGCAACAGACAAGGAAGTTTATATCATTGATTGGGTGGATGCTAGTGCTGGTGATAGGCAGGCAGATATATGCCGAACTTATTTATTGTTTTTGTCATTTTCTATAGAGTTAGCCGAGCTTTATATAGATATGTATTGTAAACATACAACCATTCTTAAAGGTGAAATACTCGAGTGGTTGCCAATAATCGCAGGCGCAAGGTTATATGAAAATGTATCTGCGGAAGAAAACAAACTATTGATGAAAATGGTAAACGAATACTGCAGCAGATAA
- a CDS encoding VOC family protein translates to MSEKLIRVGTTYIPVTNVDLSAECYVRNLGAELSYKDADKAILNLANQSLFLVASQPNQTANFLDIYGQEHFSMTFEVNGLRELEALHNEFVYKKIQVGDIEDRGHSGRNFVFSDIDGNKFDVWSECSPSFNI, encoded by the coding sequence GTGAGTGAAAAACTAATAAGAGTAGGCACAACTTATATCCCAGTTACTAATGTAGACCTTTCTGCAGAATGTTATGTACGGAATTTAGGTGCGGAGTTGAGTTATAAGGATGCTGATAAGGCTATCCTAAACCTGGCAAACCAAAGCTTATTTTTAGTTGCATCCCAACCTAACCAAACTGCAAACTTTTTGGATATATATGGTCAAGAACATTTCTCCATGACATTCGAAGTTAATGGATTACGCGAATTAGAAGCATTACATAACGAGTTTGTTTATAAAAAAATCCAAGTTGGTGACATAGAAGATAGAGGACACTCAGGACGTAACTTTGTATTTTCAGATATTGATGGCAATAAATTTGATGTTTGGAGTGAATGTAGTCCCAGTTTTAATATTTAG
- a CDS encoding phage holin family protein, whose translation MELELLKAFINENYYVFIPVLWVIGYALKQTPKIPNWLIIWILLAFSIILGTFAYGFNLSAIINGVLVTGVAVLGHQIIQHNPFR comes from the coding sequence ATGGAATTGGAGCTACTAAAGGCATTTATAAACGAAAATTATTATGTTTTCATACCAGTTCTATGGGTGATTGGATATGCACTTAAACAAACACCCAAAATCCCTAATTGGCTAATTATTTGGATTTTACTAGCATTCTCCATCATTCTTGGAACTTTTGCTTATGGATTTAACCTTTCAGCCATCATAAATGGAGTATTAGTAACAGGTGTAGCTGTATTAGGACATCAAATCATTCAACACAACCCATTCAGATGA
- a CDS encoding DUF1659 domain-containing protein, giving the protein MAQIVLKETSIKLHFQNGVKENGDPQLISKTFNLVKPTASADQILQAADSIETIVSFPVYSVTKHESYDISR; this is encoded by the coding sequence ATGGCACAAATTGTGTTGAAAGAAACTAGTATTAAGCTGCATTTTCAAAACGGTGTTAAGGAAAATGGTGACCCCCAGTTAATCAGCAAAACCTTTAATCTCGTCAAGCCAACTGCTTCTGCTGATCAGATTCTGCAGGCAGCCGACTCTATTGAAACGATTGTGAGTTTCCCTGTTTATTCTGTAACAAAGCATGAAAGCTATGATATTTCAAGATAA
- a CDS encoding DUF2922 domain-containing protein has protein sequence MAKTLELTFSAANGKQSKLTLGEPQEPIDLEAMKTAMDSIIAAGVFTTANGDLISPKGARVIERNVTEYEL, from the coding sequence ATGGCGAAAACACTTGAATTGACCTTTAGCGCCGCAAATGGCAAACAGTCTAAACTAACTTTAGGTGAGCCGCAGGAGCCAATAGATTTGGAAGCTATGAAAACGGCAATGGACAGCATTATTGCAGCCGGCGTTTTTACTACAGCTAATGGTGATTTAATTTCCCCGAAAGGTGCACGGGTAATTGAACGAAATGTTACCGAGTATGAACTGTAG
- a CDS encoding YvrJ family protein yields the protein MTEWMAVISEAGFPIAVSMYLLYRIEIRLDSMIQSIDSLPDRMK from the coding sequence ATGACTGAATGGATGGCAGTAATCAGTGAAGCTGGCTTTCCGATCGCTGTCAGTATGTATTTACTGTACAGGATTGAAATAAGATTAGACTCGATGATTCAGTCAATTGATAGTCTGCCAGATAGGATGAAATAA
- a CDS encoding cold-shock protein has translation MNNGKVKWFNAEKGFGFIEQENGNDVFVHYSAIQTEGFKSLEEGQEVEFEVVEGARGPQAANVNKK, from the coding sequence ATGAACAACGGCAAAGTAAAATGGTTTAATGCAGAAAAAGGTTTCGGATTTATTGAACAAGAAAACGGAAACGACGTATTTGTACACTATTCTGCTATTCAAACAGAAGGCTTCAAGTCTTTAGAAGAAGGACAAGAAGTTGAATTTGAAGTAGTAGAAGGCGCACGTGGCCCTCAAGCTGCTAATGTTAATAAAAAATAA
- a CDS encoding exonuclease SbcCD subunit D: MKFIHTADWHLGKLVHGLYMTEDQRHMLNQFVELAKEEQPDGIIIAGDLYDRSIPPTEAVNLLDEVLYTINVELNIPILAVSGNHDSAERLSFGSSWYKQNKFFLNGKIENSLAPIHMKGVNFYLVPYCEPVTVREFLGDSSIVNHHDAMKAIVGKIEAQLNASEPNILIGHSFVLGGKTTDSERVLSVGGSGCVGAEVFAPFSYTALGHLHSPDALNHQSVKYSGSLMKYSFSEAKQRKSVSIIEMDDKGNFTERFHTFTPKKDMRELEGYMEELLDPSFYGQQKIDDYLKITILDEGAILDPIQKLRQVYPNVLHLERKLENIDKKKKSSLTEKDQKRKTELDLFMSFYEEMTTAEFTEEKRQMISDVINQVRREEALK, translated from the coding sequence TTGAAATTCATTCATACTGCAGATTGGCATTTAGGAAAGCTTGTTCATGGTTTGTATATGACAGAGGACCAAAGGCATATGCTTAATCAATTTGTTGAGCTTGCGAAGGAAGAACAGCCGGATGGCATTATTATTGCCGGGGATTTATATGATCGCTCCATACCTCCTACAGAAGCAGTGAACCTGCTTGATGAGGTGTTATATACCATTAACGTTGAATTGAATATTCCGATTCTAGCTGTTTCTGGCAATCATGACAGTGCAGAACGATTGTCTTTCGGAAGCTCATGGTATAAACAAAACAAATTTTTCTTAAACGGCAAAATCGAAAATAGCCTTGCGCCAATTCATATGAAAGGCGTTAACTTTTATTTAGTGCCTTATTGTGAGCCGGTAACTGTAAGAGAATTTCTCGGAGATTCTTCCATCGTTAATCACCATGATGCAATGAAAGCAATCGTCGGCAAAATAGAAGCTCAATTGAATGCGAGCGAACCGAATATCCTTATAGGACATAGCTTCGTTCTAGGCGGGAAAACAACAGACTCAGAAAGAGTCCTGTCTGTTGGTGGTTCAGGCTGTGTCGGTGCAGAAGTGTTCGCGCCTTTTTCGTACACTGCTTTAGGCCATCTTCACAGTCCAGATGCTTTAAATCATCAATCAGTTAAATATTCAGGCAGTTTAATGAAGTATTCCTTTTCAGAAGCAAAACAGCGTAAATCTGTATCTATTATCGAAATGGATGATAAAGGCAACTTCACAGAGCGCTTCCATACCTTTACACCAAAAAAAGACATGCGAGAATTAGAGGGATATATGGAAGAATTGCTCGATCCAAGCTTTTATGGGCAGCAAAAAATAGATGATTATTTAAAAATAACGATTTTAGATGAAGGAGCCATTTTGGATCCTATTCAAAAGCTGAGACAGGTGTACCCAAACGTTCTTCATCTTGAACGTAAATTAGAAAATATTGATAAAAAGAAAAAGTCATCTTTAACAGAAAAAGACCAGAAGCGAAAAACAGAGCTTGATTTATTTATGTCCTTTTATGAAGAGATGACAACAGCTGAGTTTACAGAAGAAAAGCGCCAGATGATTAGTGATGTCATCAATCAGGTCAGAAGGGAGGAAGCGTTGAAATGA
- a CDS encoding SMC family ATPase yields MRPLKLTMQAFGPYAKTEVIDFTKLGTRTMFVISGKTGAGKTTIFDGISYAIYGKASGEDRNGPELRSQFASDSLPTEVSLDFKLRDKRYLITRSPQQEKKKERGDGFTTIGAKAELYVYDENGELKNIASSIRDVEEKIKEIMQIDSNQFRQILMIPQGEFRKLLTSDSKEKEAILQRLFHTEIYKYMEEKLKEKSSHLKKNVEQQLLMRASALSNITSLFVDELKELLLQGNDNDVVLMPLLQKELQAMAQTAVQLKTELEAKHKERDDLNNKVFEAEAVLKQMKLREELKEQKDKLEQQREAVETNEKTALLAQKAALLTQQEEICHHLKRQLDRCEQQKNDLTAILEKISENIIQAEKAFHQEVDKEPERKKLSEYIAYLKTIQHDVEQFSKLEEAVVKASAQISQQEANKQFLVKEKAQHEKDVQALKANKQELEKNKLTLLENKGILADKRYLLEKLEKLISVENKIAERTVEVQNKTKLAAHNTARFEDAKALVEKLEENWLAAQSYHLAQTLEQDKPCPVCGSTHHPNPKNNHGTMPTQEDIKSAKADLAVIEKEKIAAENDLLQTNSQISFLEEQKTATRVELEEVRQDAVSKSAADMKQIVLQETEELEREQRKLELSASKLEKLNSTITELEKAMDVNTARMEKTTEQIHQLTLKKTESESALNTMRNAVPENLRNSASFKQELSASESKLALLEEAYSKSQAALQEMKTKQQKELGIMESLDKQHKDIAANLQTERKIFLDKMTGEGFSTYGQFHQAKLPASEIEALLASIQQYKEQYRSIRDRYHDLDEILRDVKTPDMESLLARRKDLDEVISQKQQEHTNLLIKENDNKEIMSKVEKINQEIKELEESYKLIGHLYDITRGQNTYRMTFERYVLAAFLDDILKEANSRLVKMTSGRYQLMRKKDRSKGNVQSGLELLVFDQYTGQERHVKTLSGGESFKAALSLALGLADVVQAYAGGVSLETMFIDEGFGTLDPESLDQAIETLMEIQSSGRLVGIISHVPELKERIDVQLEVIAGQSGSTTQFHHLF; encoded by the coding sequence ATGAGGCCTCTAAAATTGACAATGCAGGCCTTTGGGCCGTATGCAAAAACAGAAGTAATCGATTTTACTAAGCTTGGAACTCGGACCATGTTCGTTATTTCAGGCAAAACAGGAGCAGGGAAAACGACGATTTTTGATGGCATAAGCTATGCTATCTATGGAAAAGCAAGCGGAGAAGACCGGAATGGCCCTGAATTGCGAAGCCAATTTGCAAGTGACTCTTTACCAACAGAAGTGAGCCTTGATTTTAAATTAAGGGATAAACGGTATCTTATCACAAGGTCACCACAGCAGGAGAAGAAGAAAGAAAGAGGCGACGGCTTCACAACAATTGGCGCAAAAGCAGAGTTATATGTGTATGACGAAAATGGGGAATTAAAGAATATTGCGTCTTCCATTCGTGATGTTGAGGAAAAAATTAAAGAGATAATGCAAATTGACAGCAATCAATTTCGCCAAATTCTTATGATACCACAAGGAGAGTTCAGAAAGCTTCTCACTTCAGACAGCAAGGAGAAGGAAGCGATTCTTCAGCGTCTCTTCCATACCGAAATATATAAATATATGGAGGAAAAGCTGAAGGAAAAATCCTCTCATCTAAAGAAGAATGTGGAGCAGCAGCTGTTAATGCGCGCATCTGCTCTTTCGAATATTACTAGCCTATTTGTAGATGAATTGAAAGAATTGCTTCTGCAAGGTAATGATAATGATGTTGTCCTAATGCCGCTTCTTCAAAAGGAATTACAAGCAATGGCGCAAACAGCAGTTCAGTTAAAAACAGAATTGGAAGCAAAGCATAAAGAACGGGATGACCTTAACAATAAAGTGTTTGAGGCAGAAGCTGTTTTAAAGCAAATGAAGCTAAGGGAAGAATTGAAAGAGCAAAAAGATAAGCTCGAACAACAGCGCGAAGCTGTCGAAACGAACGAAAAGACAGCATTATTGGCCCAAAAGGCTGCATTGCTTACCCAACAGGAGGAAATTTGCCATCATTTAAAAAGACAGCTGGACAGATGTGAGCAACAAAAAAATGATTTGACTGCTATTCTTGAAAAAATTTCCGAAAATATAATCCAAGCAGAAAAAGCTTTTCACCAGGAAGTGGATAAAGAGCCGGAACGAAAAAAGCTGTCTGAATATATTGCTTATCTAAAAACAATCCAGCATGATGTGGAGCAGTTTTCTAAATTAGAAGAAGCCGTAGTCAAGGCGTCTGCGCAAATAAGCCAGCAAGAAGCAAACAAGCAGTTTCTAGTAAAAGAAAAAGCCCAGCACGAAAAAGACGTTCAAGCATTAAAAGCAAACAAGCAAGAACTTGAAAAAAATAAACTTACCCTTTTGGAAAACAAAGGAATATTAGCAGATAAAAGATACTTATTGGAAAAGCTTGAAAAGCTTATATCCGTTGAAAATAAAATTGCAGAACGCACAGTAGAAGTCCAAAACAAAACGAAATTGGCAGCCCATAATACGGCCCGCTTCGAGGATGCTAAAGCGCTTGTTGAGAAACTAGAGGAGAACTGGCTTGCAGCACAAAGCTACCATTTAGCTCAAACACTTGAACAAGACAAGCCATGTCCTGTCTGTGGCAGCACGCATCACCCTAACCCTAAAAACAACCATGGAACAATGCCGACACAGGAAGATATTAAAAGTGCGAAAGCAGATTTAGCTGTCATTGAGAAGGAAAAGATTGCTGCAGAAAATGACTTGCTGCAGACAAATTCGCAAATTAGCTTCCTAGAAGAGCAGAAGACGGCAACAAGAGTGGAACTAGAAGAGGTTAGACAGGATGCTGTAAGTAAATCTGCTGCAGACATGAAGCAAATAGTACTACAGGAAACAGAAGAATTAGAGCGTGAGCAGCGCAAGTTAGAGCTTTCTGCAAGCAAGCTCGAAAAGCTTAATAGTACGATTACAGAGCTGGAAAAGGCAATGGATGTAAATACTGCTCGTATGGAAAAGACAACAGAGCAAATTCATCAGTTAACCTTAAAAAAGACAGAATCAGAATCAGCCCTTAATACAATGAGGAATGCAGTCCCAGAAAATCTTCGGAACAGTGCTAGCTTTAAACAGGAGCTCTCAGCCTCTGAGTCTAAGCTTGCTCTTCTGGAGGAAGCATACAGCAAATCACAGGCTGCCTTGCAGGAAATGAAAACGAAACAGCAAAAAGAACTTGGCATTATGGAAAGCTTGGACAAGCAGCATAAGGATATTGCTGCGAACCTGCAAACAGAACGGAAAATTTTCTTGGATAAGATGACAGGAGAAGGTTTTTCCACATACGGACAATTTCATCAAGCGAAGCTGCCTGCAAGTGAGATTGAAGCATTGCTGGCTAGCATACAGCAATATAAGGAACAATACCGTTCAATTAGGGATCGCTATCATGATTTGGACGAAATACTTCGGGATGTGAAAACACCTGATATGGAATCACTGTTGGCAAGACGGAAAGACTTGGATGAAGTCATCAGCCAGAAGCAGCAGGAGCATACAAATCTGCTCATAAAAGAAAATGATAATAAAGAAATTATGAGCAAGGTGGAGAAAATCAATCAAGAAATTAAAGAACTAGAAGAGAGCTATAAGCTTATCGGTCATTTATATGATATTACAAGAGGGCAGAACACATACAGAATGACGTTTGAGCGTTATGTATTGGCGGCATTCCTTGATGATATATTAAAAGAGGCCAACAGCAGGCTTGTGAAGATGACAAGCGGAAGATATCAGCTCATGAGAAAGAAGGACAGATCGAAAGGAAATGTTCAAAGTGGGCTTGAGCTGCTTGTCTTTGACCAATATACTGGACAAGAACGGCATGTTAAAACTTTATCAGGCGGAGAAAGCTTTAAAGCTGCCCTGTCGTTAGCATTGGGACTTGCAGATGTTGTTCAAGCATATGCTGGCGGTGTTTCTTTGGAAACCATGTTCATTGATGAAGGATTTGGAACATTAGATCCTGAATCATTAGATCAAGCAATTGAAACATTGATGGAAATTCAAAGCTCCGGCAGATTGGTTGGAATTATTTCTCATGTGCCTGAGTTAAAGGAAAGAATTGATGTACAATTAGAAGTTATTGCAGGACAAAGTGGAAGCACCACACAGTTCCATCATTTGTTTTAA
- a CDS encoding C40 family peptidase, with amino-acid sequence MKKQLLTVCATATIFFAGFQTNASAHEKKYVVKSGDTLWKISAANNVSVANLTAYNNLNGSIIKVGQELTLLPTHIHYTVKSGDSLSKIAVTYNTTAAKIKEWNGLTSDIIKVGQSLMIVTSQGTATNTTETASTVTTYKVASGDSLWSIATKFKITVDQLKTWNKLSTDTIYVGQALNVKAPASGESTAPTQNTASKADALIAEAQKYIGVPYVWGGSTPSGFDCSGFINYVFSKVGLSIPRTVATIWNAGTQVSTPEVGDIVFYETTSGPSHAGIYMGNNKFIHAGSSTGVTITDMSNSYWKPRYLGVKSYF; translated from the coding sequence ATGAAAAAACAGCTGCTAACTGTTTGTGCAACAGCGACTATATTTTTTGCCGGATTTCAAACAAATGCAAGTGCTCATGAAAAGAAGTATGTAGTAAAATCAGGAGATACATTATGGAAGATTTCTGCTGCCAATAATGTTTCTGTTGCGAATCTTACTGCTTATAATAATTTAAATGGTTCTATTATTAAGGTAGGACAAGAGCTGACATTGCTTCCGACTCATATTCATTACACGGTGAAAAGCGGTGATTCATTGTCTAAAATTGCTGTCACGTATAATACGACAGCAGCAAAGATTAAAGAATGGAACGGTTTGACAAGCGATATTATTAAAGTTGGTCAATCATTAATGATCGTCACGTCTCAAGGTACAGCTACGAATACTACTGAAACAGCTTCAACAGTGACAACGTACAAGGTTGCCAGCGGAGACTCGTTATGGTCGATCGCAACAAAGTTTAAGATTACAGTCGATCAATTAAAAACGTGGAATAAGTTAAGCACAGACACCATTTATGTTGGACAAGCCTTAAATGTTAAGGCACCTGCATCTGGCGAGTCAACTGCTCCCACTCAAAACACAGCTAGTAAAGCTGATGCATTAATTGCTGAAGCACAAAAATATATTGGTGTTCCGTACGTATGGGGCGGAAGTACACCATCTGGTTTTGACTGCAGCGGGTTCATTAATTATGTTTTCTCAAAAGTAGGTCTTTCTATTCCTAGAACAGTTGCAACAATTTGGAATGCTGGAACTCAAGTTTCAACACCTGAAGTAGGCGATATCGTGTTTTATGAGACAACTTCTGGTCCATCACATGCTGGTATTTATATGGGGAATAATAAATTTATTCATGCTGGATCTTCAACAGGTGTTACAATTACAGATATGAGCAATTCATACTGGAAACCACGTTATTTAGGCGTAAAATCATATTTCTAA